AGTGAGACTGTAGTTCAAGTCTTTCTTGATTTCTGGCTGGAATATACAGAAGATGATCAGTTGAATACAAGATTAGGGACATCTTATCCCATACCTGTCCCATGCAGAGTAAGTTCACAAAGTAAAATtgttatatacacatatttatattccattttATGTACAGCATAGTATTCATTCTGGAGAGCACATACGTCTTGTACGAGCATTCATAAAGACTTTGCATGAATTTGCAAACAGTGCTACAGGTGTCAAAAGTGCAATGGACGAACTTAAACGGTATTAACGGATGTCAAGCGATATAGAGATTAGGGTAATTTACATAGACTAAATGTGACTTTTTTCAGAATAATTTTACCTTCTGTCCAAGGTAAAATTTACACATTCCTCCGAAAAGCTATACACCATTGGCCCTTGGATAGTTCATTCAGATTAATTCTTGAAACATGGTTAAGCTTCATTCAACCCTGGAGATATTTCCCTGGTATATCGTACACTAAAGAAGGGTAAGCATACGATTTAATGGAAGCAATATAGCCGTGCCAaccgttttttatattttcagcaagtcagaggaagaagaaagaggaaagatACACGATGCGTACAGGTGGATGCCTTTCGTTGCAAATAATCTATTAGCCTATACAGCCATATTTCAGCAGTTACTTCCACGTTTTATGAGAACAGATCTCGTAGCTCCGAAAAATGCCTTAATGCTGTTCAGAGTTACTAAAGTAAGAAAGCTGTATGCTCAATATATATAAAGTGTATATACagatcaattatttcattaatatgtaAATCTCTAGGTATTCTCGCAACCATTTCTGGCGAAAATGATCTGCGAGGTAGAGAATCAAATAGACGACGTTGGACTGAGCAGAACTCGAGTATCTACTAATCAATGGGCCTCTACTGTGAGGCAACAGATATTAGAGTTGGAAGGGCCGACCTACCAATATGTTCCAATGTTTTCAGTGGCGACTGTTTCACAGGTATACAAAATGTACAATTATTCCAGTTCCATGTAATCGATTTCGAATCATAATCTCTTAGGTCGTGCGCttgttaaacattattaaacaagCGCATTTAACAGCAACTAGTTTAATTGAAGCCttagaaaaaaagaggaaaaacagAAGATTTTTGATAGCGATATGGGAGTTTTTTAATGGCGAAGATTATTCCTCGGATGACATTAGTATAGATGAACGGCGACGAGTTCCTGTGTATCTGGCAAACGCACAACAACAGTTGATTGAAATTTTTGAGGTAAACGTTTCTCTTAGAAATACAAGTTATTCCTTTGCATCGAGTATtaatatgtttgaaaatatttgcagATCAACGTGGAAGATATTCCTCAAGTAGCTATCGAAGCTGATCAAGAATACCATGATAGCATTCTGTCTACCTCTTTCTGCCACCAATCACAGGTACTAAATGGATAAGTCTTTAATGATTTTACCTAATCCGATGGGTTTTTATAAGTTATTCATCTTTTAGATGGACTCGAGTTTGGACACCAGTAAGCCTGGTATGTTCGTACCTATACAAAAAAATAGACAAACGTGCCAATATATCGAATATCTGGGAGACCCTGAGTTACAACCAGTAAGATCAGACGAGTGTACTTTTCTAGTTAGATTTTTATACAAACAATGCAGTTACATAAATCAAAAGGTACACAACCGTTTCGACTATTTCTCACAATAAAAAGCAACATGGAAGTTACTTAGAACACTATATTTCTACAGTATCGACATAAGATAGCCACAATGTATCATCAGCGAGGCATCCTGGGTAGCATTTGCCGACAAATCTTAGAGCCGCCTACAAAAATTGTCAAATTACCGAAACGAACGCAAAACGGATTCTTCAGTGGTTGCGAAGA
This portion of the Nomia melanderi isolate GNS246 chromosome 11, iyNomMela1, whole genome shotgun sequence genome encodes:
- the LOC116434899 gene encoding sphingomyelin phosphodiesterase 4 produces the protein MAASTDVATIKLQRYLNMPLVQRCKEIATLIDESSTTELQHVLPMLIDSIFGIIDNIGWGLHSITFKKNPQEYKTLCDFLNPQGPVFSLCYKLLPDCYLKYNFPVSYLPVKIRSMLEEGVIPPFYLDKIRDDQGTRAVSALNMNPFEYYIFHFAYHLTNPWLQVQGENVWINWETVYVQLAHCYLYHFLPRDNSSVLPVIGPYIRKTPQRKLVQSPETKRLQTPRLLRTSILSPGSPNSTSTVPQQQCLPQVWRSETVVQVFLDFWLEYTEDDQLNTRLGTSYPIPVPCRHSIHSGEHIRLVRAFIKTLHEFANSATGVKSAMDELKRIILPSVQGKIYTFLRKAIHHWPLDSSFRLILETWLSFIQPWRYFPGISYTKEGKSEEEERGKIHDAYRWMPFVANNLLAYTAIFQQLLPRFMRTDLVAPKNALMLFRVTKVFSQPFLAKMICEVENQIDDVGLSRTRVSTNQWASTVRQQILELEGPTYQYVPMFSVATVSQVVRLLNIIKQAHLTATSLIEALEKKRKNRRFLIAIWEFFNGEDYSSDDISIDERRRVPVYLANAQQQLIEIFEINVEDIPQVAIEADQEYHDSILSTSFCHQSQMDSSLDTSKPGMFVPIQKNRQTCQYIEYLGDPELQPVRSDECTFLVRFLYKQCSYINQKYRHKIATMYHQRGILGSICRQILEPPTKIVKLPKRTQNGFFSGCEERIPPRLSLRPLANYKFLLALAFGMFFAWLINYGAFTFLGFVFCLWLVYILIRAILEPWTTWNSTRHTASTF